The following are from one region of the Spirochaetota bacterium genome:
- a CDS encoding response regulator — MLNLNFNKIKNLTKIFKIKFRTLSEKLIIIFLILIFLVGAFLILGIINFFTKYLKTVFIGQSEATLNYFIKTITPLIERYDYYGVELNCKELLILNKSIAYIYIYDDKGFIINNTISLIDETLNFDVDIFDKIIEISDEKVGKIGSIKVGFNMYYINKEIYRFELFIFILSFIILSIFIFFIYWFINRVIGRPLNNLGEYIGKLGEIDFDEKILIDEDVEEISFIYKSFEKMRQDIKEKLAIINNMIDNFPYPIVMIDTNFLIKRINKEFCKLFCSLKPNKNEILDTYEIINCNFTSKSIFDISDYFVNFKDDIDNVIIEGQTVSKKNVKIESGDFKGKYHNLDIFPLKFSYIIGAIILIQDTTEEVNNLNTITRVQKLESLGVLASGIAHDFNNILAGIKGSLSLLELDLENIPQLNNSFLENFNLIKTSIDRATNVINQLFLFTRKFNIEKNIFDIDKSISSLVSLCKNTFSKDVEIIYKNELTNEKLKEKLLKIIESKLALIDQSNKTLIENKIKEKIDKFGFIFNGIQDRIEQAILNIMINGYHAMTIMKKDYERRGGVLIVKIDIIDKETFCNFKFFNKLFKIEWDENIKFRSEDEIFNYELKEFEEISEDYNKNRAFSNKLIDTNVPENIDVKYEIEKVFYFYKISIIDQGIGIDSEIINKIFDPFFTTKERSSSSGIGLSMVLNIIKEHFGFIDVFSIKYKGSKFNLYLPVYYSTFDIDYKIFIINKFNIKKEINEGKFQESIINKTNSINEGYLNYIDKNVLKEKIKEIIKSLNEIKVLIIDDEQNLRLILRKYFSSYNIEAICAENGKVGEELFLKNKNEINIIIVDYIMPGEDGLIFYNNIKSNLDFEKTKIIFSTGLFLDEKLNSLKDNKNIFLLSKPFNFEEIDRVFLAVLENIKLKN; from the coding sequence TTGTTAAATCTAAATTTTAATAAAATTAAAAATTTAACTAAAATTTTTAAGATTAAATTTAGAACTTTATCAGAAAAATTGATAATAATTTTTTTAATTCTAATTTTTCTAGTGGGTGCTTTTTTAATATTAGGTATAATAAATTTTTTTACAAAATATTTAAAAACTGTTTTTATAGGTCAAAGTGAAGCAACATTAAATTATTTTATAAAAACAATAACTCCTTTAATAGAAAGATATGATTATTATGGAGTTGAATTAAACTGTAAAGAATTATTGATATTAAATAAAAGTATAGCATATATATATATCTATGATGATAAAGGTTTTATTATCAATAATACTATATCATTGATAGATGAAACTCTTAATTTTGATGTAGACATTTTTGATAAAATTATAGAAATATCTGATGAAAAAGTTGGAAAAATTGGTTCAATTAAAGTTGGTTTTAATATGTATTATATAAATAAGGAAATTTACAGATTTGAATTATTTATTTTTATTTTATCCTTTATTATTTTAAGTATATTTATATTTTTTATTTATTGGTTTATAAATAGAGTAATAGGGAGACCATTAAATAATCTAGGGGAATATATAGGTAAACTTGGAGAAATAGATTTTGATGAAAAGATTTTAATAGATGAGGATGTCGAAGAGATATCTTTTATATATAAATCATTTGAAAAAATGAGACAAGATATAAAAGAGAAATTGGCAATAATAAATAATATGATAGATAATTTTCCATATCCAATAGTTATGATTGATACAAATTTTCTAATTAAAAGAATAAATAAAGAATTTTGTAAATTATTTTGTAGTTTAAAACCAAATAAAAATGAGATCTTAGATACATATGAAATAATAAATTGCAACTTTACTTCAAAAAGCATATTTGATATATCAGATTATTTTGTTAATTTTAAAGATGATATAGATAATGTAATTATAGAAGGGCAAACAGTTTCAAAAAAGAATGTTAAAATAGAATCAGGTGATTTTAAAGGAAAATATCACAATCTTGATATTTTCCCACTTAAGTTTAGCTATATAATTGGAGCTATTATATTAATTCAAGATACAACAGAAGAAGTTAATAATTTAAATACAATTACTAGAGTTCAAAAATTAGAATCACTGGGAGTACTTGCAAGTGGAATTGCCCATGATTTTAACAATATTCTTGCAGGGATTAAAGGTTCTCTAAGTCTATTGGAACTTGATCTTGAAAATATTCCACAATTAAACAACTCTTTTTTAGAGAATTTTAATTTAATTAAAACTTCTATAGATAGAGCTACAAATGTTATTAATCAATTGTTTTTATTTACAAGAAAATTTAATATTGAAAAAAATATATTTGATATAGATAAAAGTATATCAAGTCTTGTTTCTCTTTGCAAGAATACTTTTTCAAAAGATGTTGAAATAATATATAAAAATGAGTTAACAAATGAAAAATTAAAAGAAAAACTTTTGAAAATTATAGAGAGTAAATTGGCATTAATAGATCAAAGCAATAAAACTTTAATAGAAAATAAGATTAAAGAGAAAATAGATAAGTTTGGATTCATTTTTAATGGGATTCAAGATAGAATTGAACAGGCTATATTAAATATTATGATAAACGGTTATCATGCTATGACAATTATGAAAAAAGATTATGAAAGAAGAGGGGGTGTATTAATAGTAAAAATAGATATTATTGATAAAGAAACATTTTGTAATTTTAAGTTTTTTAATAAGTTATTTAAGATAGAATGGGATGAAAATATAAAGTTTAGATCAGAAGATGAAATTTTTAATTATGAATTGAAGGAGTTCGAAGAGATTTCAGAAGACTATAATAAAAACAGAGCTTTTTCTAATAAGTTAATCGATACAAATGTACCTGAAAATATTGATGTTAAATATGAAATTGAAAAAGTATTCTATTTTTATAAAATTTCTATAATAGACCAAGGGATAGGAATAGACTCTGAAATAATAAATAAAATATTTGATCCATTTTTTACAACAAAGGAGAGAAGTAGTTCTTCAGGAATAGGTCTATCTATGGTTTTAAATATAATAAAGGAACATTTTGGTTTTATAGATGTTTTCAGTATAAAATATAAAGGTTCAAAATTTAATCTATATTTACCTGTTTACTATTCAACTTTCGATATTGATTATAAAATATTTATAATAAATAAATTTAATATAAAAAAAGAAATTAATGAAGGTAAATTTCAAGAAAGTATCATAAATAAAACTAATTCAATAAATGAAGGTTATTTAAATTATATTGATAAAAATGTATTAAAAGAAAAAATTAAAGAGATAATAAAAAGTCTTAATGAAATAAAAGTCTTAATTATAGATGATGAGCAAAATCTTCGTCTTATTCTTAGAAAATATTTTTCAAGTTACAATATTGAGGCTATTTGTGCTGAAAATGGGAAGGTTGGAGAAGAATTATTTTTAAAAAATAAAAATGAAATAAATATAATTATTGTTGATTATATTATGCCTGGTGAAGATGGTTTAATATTTTATAATAATATAAAATCAAACCTGGATTTTGAAAAAACTAAGATTATTTTTTCAACAGGTTTATTCCTTGATGAAAAATTAAACTCATTAAAAGATAATAAAAATATTTTTCTATTATCAAAACCATTTAATTTTGAAGAAATTGATAGAGTTTTTTTGGCAGTATTGGAAAATATTAAGTTGAAAAATTAG
- a CDS encoding BMP family ABC transporter substrate-binding protein translates to MRKIFIILIIIFILIFSIIWLKAKGINKKYNYKIALVINDVGDNAFADLQVKALEFLEKRYKLRTHIYLCGTFDKTYEYMEKAIKDGYNIIIGGNGIFSEEPIKNLAKVYNNIYFISIDNDIKEHFNKSCSLTFKQNEASFLAGVLAAKLSKVETIGFLGGMDIDVINDFFLGFQQGVEYIDKNKKVKAYYINKDCFRSSEQPFNDKELGSYLVERFYKEFKVDIIYCVAGGSNLGAYEKIKILPIYGIGVDTDQDHFIPGKILFSVLKNIDIGIIFIVSKIISGQFEPKNYRLGLKENGVGLSEMKYTRNLIGNVNLNLIEDLRLKIIKGEIVVKSKF, encoded by the coding sequence AATAATTATCTTTATTCTTATTTTTTCTATAATATGGTTAAAAGCTAAGGGAATTAATAAAAAATATAATTATAAAATAGCCCTTGTTATAAATGATGTAGGGGATAATGCTTTTGCAGATTTACAGGTTAAAGCTTTAGAGTTTTTAGAAAAACGATACAAGCTAAGAACCCACATATATTTATGTGGTACATTTGATAAGACTTATGAGTATATGGAAAAAGCAATAAAGGATGGTTATAATATAATAATAGGGGGCAATGGTATATTTAGTGAAGAACCTATTAAGAATCTTGCAAAGGTTTATAATAATATTTATTTTATAAGTATAGATAATGATATAAAAGAACATTTTAATAAAAGTTGCTCTTTAACTTTTAAACAAAATGAAGCTTCTTTTCTTGCAGGAGTTTTAGCTGCTAAATTATCTAAAGTTGAAACCATTGGTTTTTTAGGTGGTATGGATATAGATGTTATTAATGATTTTTTTTTAGGATTTCAACAAGGAGTTGAATATATTGATAAAAATAAAAAAGTTAAAGCTTATTATATAAACAAAGATTGTTTTAGATCATCAGAACAACCATTTAATGATAAGGAATTAGGAAGTTATTTGGTGGAGAGGTTTTATAAAGAATTTAAAGTTGATATTATCTATTGTGTAGCTGGTGGTTCAAATCTTGGAGCTTATGAAAAAATTAAAATACTGCCTATTTATGGCATAGGTGTTGATACTGATCAAGATCATTTTATCCCAGGAAAAATACTTTTTTCTGTTTTGAAAAATATTGATATAGGAATAATATTTATAGTCTCAAAAATAATTTCAGGGCAATTTGAGCCAAAAAATTATAGACTTGGTTTAAAAGAAAATGGAGTAGGTTTAAGTGAAATGAAGTATACAAGAAATTTAATTGGAAATGTTAATTTAAACTTAATTGAAGATTTGAGACTCAAGATTATAAAGGGAGAGATTGTTGTTAAATCTAAATTTTAA